A stretch of DNA from Vigna radiata var. radiata cultivar VC1973A unplaced genomic scaffold, Vradiata_ver6 scaffold_70, whole genome shotgun sequence:
ACTGAAGCGAATTGCTTGTCAGGTGCTTGctaattttctaatatattaatatgtaatattaaaataatgatgacactattaaagtttaaattgttgGAGACGTAGATGGTGTGCACTTCTCGTGGTGAACACTACGCGCATCACACAACGATGCTGATTCTGGAACAGCTGAAAGCATATTCATGGGATGCGAAGGCACTGATAGTTCAAGCAGCTTTTGCTCTGGAATATGGGAAATTCTTGTACCATCCTCTGACGAGACAGCACGAAGAGTATGAGAAATCTCTGGCTGATCTGAATGGGCTTCTGGTGATTCAGCAGAACATTCAGCACTTGAGTTTCTTCAACAGTGTGGTGAAGAAGGTTATGCAAGTGATTGAGTGCATCACTGAGTGGAAGAGGCTAACCAGTGCTGGCTATGATATCAAGGACGTGCCAACCTTGGCAGATACTTTGCATGAGATTCCTGTTGTCGTCTACTGGGCAATCTTCACCTTCGTCACTTGTACTGGTCAAATTGATGACTTCACCACTGACCACAAGTAAGACAATTTATACAAATTCATTACAAAGTAATAGAAACTAATTGTTCAATGGGAATAAATTGATCAAATTAGAATGGAAGTTAACAAAAAGGTAAATTGTGTTGATCTAATAGAACTTTGAAAGatgaataattcaaatttaaaagaccaaaacaaaattaaaaaaatgaaacgaaaatataaatatgagcccaatttcattttttgtctAACAATTAtcagttttttctttattgtgttatgttaaaagtaataattacgATTCTTCCCTTCTTTTTACCATAGAGACAACTTGCTTATAGAAGAAACCtcaaattagtattttaaaaatatagcatcatggtattttaacaatttttattttaaaaatatagcatcatgttactattttattggtttgtatgaccaatcataaactgctGTCACACATATacaattgtaaaaaagttataaaaaaagttattaaagatacattttcctaaaatataattgacagtatatttttttggaaaacaATCTCTATTTCCAACaccaattataatatatgttaccaactttttttttttttttaaatctttgtagtagtataataaaaatattgtttttgaggattttatgtgttatttttagatttcacttttttatataaatttttaaaaatagaaattaaagtaagaaaatatgtttttctataattaaaattatacgaTTCCTTAGTGTAGGATACATTATACATAGTTTATGGTAATACAATTAGCCTACACATATATACATTAGTTCTTAGAAAGTTCAAATAttagttatattataaatatgtgatatatacatataaattctTAGAAGGATATATAATATGGAGGGTGGCTCATATTCATGATTTCTAAGAATCAAAGTAGGGCTTTTATGTTACTAATGTGTCAACTATTAAATTTCTCAAATTGgaatttgtttgtatatttgatcaaatttaaTGCTTCTTTTCTGTCAAATATAATGATTGCTATTTCTTTATCCAGGGTAAACAAATATGAATTATCGAAAAACTTTGAGAACAAGCTTGACCTCATTCTGAGAACTTTTAGAGAGCATTTGGAAATGTGTAGCACGGAGATAGGTTAGTTATGCTTGCTTTAtaccttattttcttttcctaataCAATGTAAGAAGCTGAATTGAGATTCATTAATATAAGAagatgttaaaattataaatatgtgatAATATCAGGGAGAATAGAAGACTATTCCAGACGTAagaatattatcattattaatggaaaagatattGTCAAGGTCTTGAGAGCACTGATCATCTCCACTGAGAATGGGCATTCTAGACATAATGTTATTAATGGCCTCACTTTAGAACAGGTAATAACCACTACCATTAGCATTACAATTTCCATTAATCTAATTTCACATGCATAATGAAATTAGTGTGTTTTACTTTGGAAGGTTAAAATTGAAGAGTTTAAGAAGAAGCATGTGTTGTTATTCATTTCTGGGCTTGAACATATTGATGAGGAGATTCAGCTTCTGAAAAGTGTTTACGAGAAATTGAAAGAGAAACCAAGAGAAGTAGAAGGTTACAGGACGGAGGATTTCAAGATTTTGTGGATCCCCATTGTTGATGAATGGAATGAAGATCGAAGGAAAACATTAGAAACTAAATTGCAAAGAACTAAGTTTGGATGGTATGTGGTCAAAcatttcaattttgaaatagGCATCAAGCTAATCAAAGAAGTGTTCAACTATAGTGGGAAACCTGTGATCCCACTGATGAATCCTGATGGTAAGGTGGAAAACTTTGACACAAAGCAAATCATATCTATGTATGGCTTTGATGGATTTCCATTTAGAACCTCCGATCACACTCGTCTCACTCAACAATGGAATTGGTTTTGGTCTGAAATGACCAAGCTTAACCCAAGAATCGGGGACTTGGTAAGTACTAAATGCATATATCACTGCACATATTCCttcatatttaatatacatGCACACATACAAAACTATATGCGTTAAAAAAAAGTACTTATTCTAAGTATACAACTTGTATTCATCAGGAAAAGGTTATAAAATTCACTTAGTAATGTTAAATGGTTTCAGATAAACAtgaattaagtaaaatataaaaaagtatattgtttcagtaataatataacaatagaTGATGATATACCAttagaaacaaattaaaacatgaTTTATCATAACCAAATTGGATTTTTAGTTAATACAAAAGTGGTATaagaaagaatatataattgttaggtacaaacaaagtccccacaagataaaataagagataaacataaatttatagatACCTTAATTGGTAAGAGGTTTTTATAAAGTAATACCAAAAACAAATCGGTGAAAACTTCGTCCAAAACGGATAAGATCTTATCAGTGTGGAAATACGAGAATacaaatgaaatttgaattgaagaaaaaatggaaagaagaatttttttaattttaccttcCCAAACTACTTTTGGGAAAggacaatgatactttgacaactcatttttaacaacttttttacaacaggacacgtgtcatcattttattggtctgtttgaatttatctttaaaaaaatatttgaaacggaccaatcatagactgtcacatatgcgttgtcaaaaagttgtcaaaaaagagttgttgaAGAGATTTTTTCCTTTTGGGAAAGAACATGGCTATTATAGTGAGAATATGATgagttaaatattaataattttattagatatataatatattgttgAAAAATCAGATTGAAGAAGATCGTTATCTGTTCATATACGGAGGGTCAGACACAATGTGGATCCAAGAATTCACGACTGCCATAGAGAAATTGAAGAGGGATGTTGGGACACTAAGTTTGCAGATAGACATCACAGTAGACTCATACCAACTGGGAAGGGAAGACCCTAAGATTGTGCCACGCTTTTGGATTGGCATTGACAGTTTGCTTGCAAGTAGGAAGCAACAGATACTGAAGGGTGGAAATGAAGGAGTGCAAGACTTTGCAACAACAGAGATAAAGAGGTTGCTATTCCTGAAACAAGACCCTAAGGGATGGGTGATTCTTAGTAAGGGATACAATGTGAAGCTGCTGGGTCATGGTCAGGCTATGTCTCGCACCGTCAAGGACTTGAGCTTTTGGCATGTAAAGTTGCATGAAGAAGTGAGCTTTGATGTCGCTTTCAAAGAGTACTATGAGAGCATCAAGGACAAGACTAGTCCAAGAAAATGTGAACATAGTGAGATTTCTAACTACCCTTCTGATATATTGGCTCATATACCTTGCCCTAATATAGAATGTGGACGTTCCATGGAAGTAACTTCTGTTAATTATAGGTGTTGTCATGGTCTTGATCCATAGACCATGTTACTCTGCTTGGGAACCCCACCTTTTGGTTTAAATTTCTGTTGTGTGTTTATTATTTAGGTTTTAGCTACTTGCTTGTCAAGTAGTAGACAATAATAATTTTCAGACTGTTTGTAACTTTTCTAGTGAGTTggttttaaatgaaataaaaaatttcattgaaGTGTTGTTTGACTAATAATACTATTTTGTTGacaaaaaaatagaggaaagtatatgtaaataatttcacatttttcttgGATTTATGTCGTGACGGCTAGAATCGGTTTCAACCGTTAACAAATCTAAtagttctttaaaaaaaaattgttgttttgtaCTTTTCTAATAAATGTATAAGATCAGTTTCTTTGGAACTAATCTAATACTTAGATATATTAGATCAGTTCTAATATATGTAAGGCATATTACATTACATCAGCATATATTGGATTAGTTTCACAACCaatttaatatagaaaataatattttaacattaattaatgtatactatcaaaatatggttggacgatttcaaattaaaaaaagctaaggaaagaatatatttggaagagaaaaaccaaagttttttttttttaatttgaaattgtccaaccacattttgacacatgtacagtgtcaaaatgatgtcaaaaaattagtgttaaaatatcattttctatttaatatacACTTCAAAACCAATTTAATATACTTTGGTGGTAAGGATGACAACAAGACTAGTAAAGAAGGGGTTTCAATATCCCATATCCATGCccatagaaaaaaataatacctATCCCAAGATCCAAACTCAATGGGTATAAAATTTTTGTCCCATCTCCATTACTCGTACATGTTTTGTCACTGTTTcagtattaattaattaatttttacaaaataataaaaaaatttaacaaaagaaacataatattatcaaatattcaatattagaAATATTAGAAAGATAGTATTCTCGTTTCTTtacatcaaatatttataaaaaaattataattttatatgattcAAGTTCAAATACCAAATAAAGATTCATGAAAATgagaacatttattaaatttgcaAATATTAATGAAACCTAGttgataaactatatatatatatatatatatatatatatatatatatatatatatatttggaaaaaatattgaaattaaaaactagtgtaaatgtttcttttcttcaatcttttaaattctaatgaaatattctttcttttttatatactaataaaaattataatatattgatcAAAATCACACAAAGACTAAATactaaactaataataattaaatattagcatacatttttctttttttaaatttcaacatATCTTGGATAgtgataaaaatgattaatgacaattacattaaattatcatattatagttaataaaatttatttatacaattacAATGATAAAACTAAACTCATGATAatgagttagaaaataaaagttattatataaatattatctacatgataaaaataaatgacaaataaaaatattaaaaaatgatgaaaatgcgtgtcttaaaaaacaatttgataaattattgaatgaaattatacaaagaaaatcaaatatacaATTAAAGGTACGATAAGATgagaaatattataattaagaaattttttcaaatattaaccTAGTCGAATtctttagagataaaaaaaaaaatattgttttaaagtatatataaatcGTACATGTCTTAAATCTATATCTATCTTTCTCTTATAATGAAAGTTATTTAGAATGATTATAACATGAGAAATAAAATGAGCAAAATCAAAAATTGGTTTCCCATAGACAAATAGGTGGCCTAAGCGTGCACCAAGGTAAATTCTATGCTAGTTTGAACAAAACTTGCACTATATTTTAGCGttcttttgaaattatatttctttaaaattttaaattcatattaaattttgattcaaaatctattaaaataatatcggTTGGATCATtataaaagtttgtaattttattttgattttatttttaaaaacacatatataaaaaatagaacgagaaataaatatttaaaattttaatttaaaagtatattaattgCCACATTTACCACCAGGTCCTCCAAATTGGATAAGGTTACCAAATTTGGGTCCTAAAAATCCAAAGTATTTAACACCAAAACATTTAGGATTGTCGGTAAAGGAAGAAGCTTGAAATGTTTCAGGTCCATAAGGTATTCTTTTTACACCTTCAATGGTCACTTTTCTAAAGTAACCTGAATGAGAACAATCACCATCAGGAAAATGTCCAGACCCCATTTGAGGACTAAGAGTTCTAGGAGTAGTTCTTGTTCTTCCACCCCATCCCACTTCACTAGCAGAGCTCATGTTGGTGAACAATTTTGCTGGAAAATATCCGATAAATTGACGCTTTACATGTAACCACCAATTTTTGGTCACTGGATCCTGAAAATATATGCACATGTTTAGGAAAAATATCTCGTGCATAGTGTTAACTGTGTGTATTTgatattaaagtttttatcattatattcacttaaaatatgtattcaagaaattaatgtatatatttaactctattattatattataatgagAGTTATTTAGAGTGATTATAACCTGTGAAATAGATTGGGAAAAATCATAAGTTGGTCCCCCATAGATAGATGGTTGGCCTAAAGGTGCACCAAGGTAAATATTTTGGCTTGTTTGAACAAAACCTGCACATCGAATGTTGTAGCATCCTGTCTTCTTAAAATTATCTGtctataaaatttttaaatcatattaaattttgaaaaataatattaataataatgaataaattatttaaaattttatataggATTCAATCAAGGGCTTAATTTTATCCTACTATTTATGTTTTCATGTGTATGCATATATtacgttttcttttcttaaattgaaataaatttgaacattttttttatgatattgttCTCTAAAGTATCCAACGTTTTAATGGTGCTATTCtcacatgtttttatatttgaaataaataaagtataaatactttattttgtttttgattttctACCAAATTAGTTTTAAACTCATGCCTATATACGAGTTGGTGTTTGAGTGTATTATCAAAAGAGATTTTAGaggtttagaaaataaataataaataatttttaagtttataattaagttttgaataaaatcaaaataaaaaatgacttatAGGTTTAGAAAGACAATAATAGactttgtaaaaatacaaaaggaTAAGCTTGTCTAATTGATAGTGCAATACTCGTCTAATGAAATAAAGTCgactaatgtgtattaatagactCATCTAATAGGTGTATGAACATACTAGTCTAACGTATATTGCTAgactcatttaattaatttatggaaaaaaattCATCTAATGTCCATTTCTAGACTTATCTTATCATTGTATGGACagactcatctaatcaatgtTTAGAATAACTCATCTAATATTTTCATCTAATTAATGTATATTGTGTATTGTTAGACTCGTGTAATCAGTATATGAATATACTTCTCTAGTATCTAATAAATTTTGCTATATTTGCCTAGTGTGTACTGCTAAACTTGTCTAATCAATGTATGTCTAATGCATTATTTCCATATTCATTTAGTATGACAATATAAATACATTAGTggcatataataatttattaagtattaaatGACAAggttgaaatatattttcattattacatttaattggcttaaaaacaaataaaacaaataaaagagtaaaataacattttagagagacaatttttatataataatgtaaaaaaattgtattgttaataaatatatattatttttgaaataatgttattttcagaaatacaaataaaatatattttcttaaattgaatttgattctTAAATGcataaactaaaaatgaaaaaaaaatagtataaacaaataattaatagatttgaattaaaaaaaattgtaattttttattttaaaaaaaaacttataattaaatgagctagtgagccaaTCCGTTTAATCCAACAACTCATGGTGAGTCAGGCCATACTCAAATTTTTTCGGCTCGCTAATAAGTAAGCCGGGTTGGATTGGTTTACTAAGGGACAAACTCGTGGTAAGCCGGACCGGATCGAGCCGGATtatccattttgaca
This window harbors:
- the LOC106779927 gene encoding protein SIEVE ELEMENT OCCLUSION B gives rise to the protein MMTQKSGSSSNVLQGKTLLQNPFEFSDEQILDNVYRTHFHCVEKCDVKSLHTVASTVINHSIQITDTVIQQASQLSERFREETITSRQLTAKLKRIACQMVCTSRGEHYAHHTTMLILEQLKAYSWDAKALIVQAAFALEYGKFLYHPLTRQHEEYEKSLADLNGLLVIQQNIQHLSFFNSVVKKVMQVIECITEWKRLTSAGYDIKDVPTLADTLHEIPVVVYWAIFTFVTCTGQIDDFTTDHKVNKYELSKNFENKLDLILRTFREHLEMCSTEIGRIEDYSRRKNIIIINGKDIVKVLRALIISTENGHSRHNVINGLTLEQVKIEEFKKKHVLLFISGLEHIDEEIQLLKSVYEKLKEKPREVEGYRTEDFKILWIPIVDEWNEDRRKTLETKLQRTKFGWYVVKHFNFEIGIKLIKEVFNYSGKPVIPLMNPDGKVENFDTKQIISMYGFDGFPFRTSDHTRLTQQWNWFWSEMTKLNPRIGDLIEEDRYLFIYGGSDTMWIQEFTTAIEKLKRDVGTLSLQIDITVDSYQLGREDPKIVPRFWIGIDSLLASRKQQILKGGNEGVQDFATTEIKRLLFLKQDPKGWVILSKGYNVKLLGHGQAMSRTVKDLSFWHVKLHEEVSFDVAFKEYYESIKDKTSPRKCEHSEISNYPSDILAHIPCPNIECGRSMEVTSVNYRCCHGLDP